A part of Amycolatopsis lurida genomic DNA contains:
- a CDS encoding PPOX class F420-dependent oxidoreductase: MTDSALYAILAARNFGTLATVKRDGRPQLSTVNYLYDADAGAILISITAPRAKTKNLQRDPRATFHVSTESGDGYVVVEGPAVLTPTAASRDDATVDALVDHYRRARGEHPDWDEFRDAMVADQRVLLTIPIERVYGLSRN; the protein is encoded by the coding sequence ATGACCGACTCCGCGCTCTACGCCATCCTCGCCGCCCGAAACTTCGGCACCCTCGCCACCGTCAAGCGGGACGGCAGGCCACAGCTGTCGACCGTCAACTACCTCTACGACGCGGACGCCGGCGCCATCCTGATCTCGATCACCGCGCCCCGCGCCAAGACCAAGAACCTCCAGCGCGACCCGCGGGCGACGTTCCACGTGTCGACCGAGAGCGGCGACGGCTACGTCGTCGTCGAAGGCCCGGCGGTGCTCACGCCGACCGCCGCTTCGCGCGACGACGCGACCGTCGACGCGCTGGTGGACCACTACCGGCGGGCCCGGGGCGAACATCCGGACTGGGACGAGTTCCGTGACGCCATGGTCGCCGACCAGCGCGTTCTGCTGACCATCCCGATCGAGCGCGTCTACGGCCTCTCCCGCAATTAG
- a CDS encoding MarR family winged helix-turn-helix transcriptional regulator: MAPTTPGTRSKADLDLADTLGHELVRLVRLVNRAKSQVSKQGPDGIERAAYAILFCLIHVGPQRTSKLAEFLHSEISTISRQSSSLVQHGLVERLADPEDGRACLLAPTAEGLRVFEENRKQRNQWLAEVLGDWSDDDRKTLNSLFHRLNDDIEKTSPQFADPASASKAKGA; this comes from the coding sequence ATGGCACCCACGACACCCGGCACCAGGTCGAAGGCCGACCTCGATCTGGCCGACACCCTCGGGCACGAGCTCGTGCGGCTCGTGCGCCTGGTCAACCGGGCGAAGTCCCAGGTGTCCAAGCAGGGCCCGGACGGGATCGAGCGGGCCGCGTACGCGATCCTCTTCTGCCTCATCCACGTCGGCCCCCAGCGGACCAGCAAACTCGCCGAGTTCCTGCACTCCGAGATCTCGACCATCAGCAGGCAGTCGAGCTCTCTCGTCCAGCACGGGCTGGTCGAGCGCCTAGCCGATCCCGAAGACGGCCGCGCCTGCCTGCTCGCACCGACCGCCGAAGGACTCCGGGTGTTCGAGGAGAACCGGAAGCAGCGGAACCAGTGGCTCGCCGAGGTACTCGGTGACTGGTCCGACGACGACCGGAAGACCCTCAACTCGCTGTTCCACCGGTTGAACGACGACATCGAGAAAACATCTCCACAGTTCGCCGACCCCGCGTCGGCGTCGAAGGCCAAGGGGGCCTGA
- a CDS encoding LacI family DNA-binding transcriptional regulator, whose protein sequence is MPPSRSSRPTQRDIAELAGVSITTVSHVVNGTRAVAEETKLAVLRAIEQTGYTGDAIARSLVTGGTRSIGVAISLIANPYFAVLIQAIEREAALAGYTVLLADTHDTVDTERETVRTLRSRRVDGLLITPSPGDGSVIGELVSLDVPTVLIDRLSTRTDVDQVGAENIQSTSALTAHLASLGHQRIGMISGTAGLSTSEERILGYRLGLGRSGLTWSEDLVACGQSSQAGGALALSTLLALPESPTALVVANDTMMVGVLHELRRRGLRAGVDLPVVVYDDVEWADLVDPPLTTMAQPIEEIGTQAVRLLLARINDPARKAQTMRIPPTLRHRASCGCALVHSH, encoded by the coding sequence ATGCCGCCGTCTCGCTCGTCCCGCCCCACCCAACGCGACATCGCCGAGCTCGCGGGAGTCTCGATCACCACCGTGTCACACGTGGTCAACGGGACGCGGGCGGTGGCCGAGGAGACCAAACTGGCGGTCCTCCGCGCGATCGAGCAGACCGGCTACACCGGCGACGCCATCGCCCGCTCGCTGGTGACCGGCGGGACGAGGTCGATCGGCGTCGCGATCTCCCTCATCGCGAACCCGTATTTCGCCGTCCTCATCCAGGCGATCGAACGCGAAGCCGCGCTGGCCGGGTACACGGTCTTGCTCGCGGACACCCACGACACCGTCGACACCGAGCGTGAGACCGTGCGGACCCTGCGTTCGCGCCGGGTCGACGGGCTGCTGATCACGCCGTCGCCGGGCGACGGTTCGGTGATCGGCGAGCTCGTCTCGCTCGACGTCCCGACCGTGCTCATCGACCGGCTGTCCACCCGCACCGACGTCGATCAGGTCGGCGCCGAGAACATCCAATCGACGTCCGCGCTGACCGCGCATCTGGCGTCGCTCGGGCATCAGCGGATCGGCATGATCAGCGGCACCGCCGGGCTGAGCACCAGCGAAGAGCGGATACTCGGCTATCGGCTGGGGCTCGGCCGCTCGGGTTTGACCTGGTCGGAGGACCTGGTCGCGTGCGGGCAGTCCTCACAGGCGGGCGGGGCGCTCGCGCTGAGCACGCTGCTCGCGCTGCCGGAGTCGCCGACGGCGCTGGTGGTCGCCAACGACACCATGATGGTCGGGGTGCTGCACGAGTTGCGGCGGCGCGGGCTGCGGGCCGGCGTCGACCTCCCCGTGGTGGTCTACGACGACGTCGAATGGGCCGATCTGGTCGATCCGCCGCTGACCACGATGGCGCAGCCGATCGAGGAGATAGGCACACAGGCGGTACGCCTGCTGCTGGCCCGGATCAACGATCCGGCACGCAAGGCCCAGACGATGCGGATTCCGCCTACGCTCCGCCATCGCGCGTCCTGCGGATGCGCTCTCGTTCACTCACATTGA
- a CDS encoding MFS transporter: protein MSSAVESPPAVHEDGPRLSHRQIVTILIGLMSGMFLAALDQTIVGTSIVRIANDLNGFDLQAWITTAYLITSTIVTPIYGKLSDIYGRKPFYIAAISIFLIGSVASAFATSMYELAAFRAIQGLGAGGLMSLAMTIMGDIVPPRERARYQGYFLAVFGISTVLGPVLGGFFADFDTLGTVFGYQIDGWRWVFLINVPIAIVALFVVARVLNVPHQRHDHKIDWWGGLALIVAVVPFLIVAEQGNKWGWGSQNAIICYVIGAIGVVAFIFIEKLMKDAALIPLRLFKNSTFTVAIIGGVIVGVAMFGAIMMIPQYMQVVQEFSPTESGLLMIPLMAGIMSGSIISGQITSKTGRYKVFPVVGTLLIAAGAFFFAQVEYNSALWHPLVAAAIIGLGLGACMQTLIIAVQNAGPRSDMGVSTASATFFRQIGGTAGVAVFLTILFNVLPGNITKAFGGNAPTGEGAAALGDLTTNTSGIANLPEAIKTPVLIGFTESITTVFYVAGAVALLATLVLMFMKEIPLLGGSAPSAASALEGGEALLEEDDAPVETASEKTVVTAPVEAGKHAMTNGNGAYRAGSAQISGHVRRDDATNVAGAALTLIDHNGNQVARTHTNENGVYSFAGIVGGRYTLVASGRWFRPVAATLTATGAGVLRHDFELVSTILLSGVARTDGDRVVPDARITVLDSSGGVAAVARTDAEGNYTVSDLPAGTYTVIASGYPPATSRVELLGGDQAEHDVRLSYDQALDELVEH from the coding sequence ATGAGTTCCGCAGTAGAAAGTCCGCCAGCCGTCCACGAAGACGGTCCCCGGCTCAGTCACCGTCAGATCGTCACGATCCTGATCGGCCTGATGTCGGGTATGTTCCTGGCGGCACTCGACCAGACGATCGTGGGCACCTCGATCGTCCGGATCGCGAATGACCTCAACGGGTTCGACCTGCAGGCCTGGATCACCACGGCCTACCTGATCACCTCGACGATCGTCACGCCGATCTACGGCAAGCTGTCCGACATCTACGGGCGCAAGCCGTTCTACATCGCCGCGATCTCGATCTTCCTGATCGGCTCGGTCGCCTCGGCGTTCGCGACGTCGATGTACGAGCTGGCCGCGTTCCGCGCGATCCAGGGCCTCGGCGCCGGCGGTCTGATGTCGCTGGCGATGACGATCATGGGCGACATCGTGCCGCCGCGGGAACGTGCCCGCTACCAGGGTTACTTCCTCGCCGTGTTCGGTATCTCCACCGTGCTCGGCCCGGTGCTCGGCGGGTTCTTCGCCGATTTCGACACGCTCGGCACCGTCTTCGGTTACCAGATCGACGGCTGGCGCTGGGTCTTCCTGATCAACGTGCCGATCGCGATCGTCGCGCTGTTCGTCGTCGCCCGCGTGCTCAACGTGCCGCACCAGCGCCACGACCACAAGATCGACTGGTGGGGCGGGCTGGCGCTCATCGTCGCCGTCGTCCCGTTCCTGATCGTCGCCGAGCAGGGCAACAAGTGGGGCTGGGGCTCTCAGAACGCGATCATCTGCTACGTCATCGGCGCCATCGGCGTGGTCGCCTTCATCTTCATCGAGAAGCTGATGAAGGACGCGGCACTGATCCCGCTGCGGCTGTTCAAGAACTCGACCTTCACGGTGGCGATCATCGGCGGTGTCATCGTCGGTGTCGCGATGTTCGGCGCGATCATGATGATCCCGCAGTACATGCAGGTGGTGCAGGAGTTCTCGCCGACCGAGTCGGGCCTCCTGATGATCCCGCTGATGGCGGGCATCATGAGCGGTTCGATCATCTCGGGCCAGATCACCAGCAAGACCGGCCGCTACAAGGTGTTCCCGGTGGTCGGCACGCTGCTGATCGCGGCGGGCGCGTTCTTCTTCGCGCAGGTCGAGTACAACAGCGCGCTGTGGCACCCGCTGGTCGCGGCCGCGATCATCGGGCTCGGCCTCGGTGCCTGCATGCAGACGCTGATCATCGCGGTGCAGAACGCGGGCCCGCGCAGCGACATGGGCGTCTCGACCGCTTCGGCGACGTTCTTCCGGCAGATCGGGGGTACCGCGGGTGTCGCGGTGTTCCTGACCATCCTGTTCAACGTCCTGCCGGGCAATATCACCAAGGCGTTCGGCGGCAACGCGCCGACCGGTGAAGGCGCCGCGGCGCTGGGCGACCTCACCACGAACACGAGCGGTATCGCGAACCTGCCCGAGGCCATCAAGACGCCGGTCCTGATCGGCTTCACCGAGTCGATCACCACGGTGTTCTACGTGGCGGGCGCGGTCGCGCTGCTGGCGACGCTGGTCCTGATGTTCATGAAGGAGATCCCGCTTCTCGGCGGCTCGGCTCCTTCGGCGGCTTCGGCTCTCGAAGGCGGCGAAGCACTCCTCGAAGAGGACGACGCACCTGTCGAGACGGCGTCGGAGAAGACGGTCGTGACCGCGCCCGTCGAGGCCGGGAAGCACGCGATGACCAACGGGAACGGGGCGTACCGGGCGGGATCCGCGCAGATCAGCGGGCACGTCCGCCGGGACGACGCGACGAACGTCGCGGGTGCGGCGCTGACCCTGATCGACCACAACGGCAATCAGGTGGCCAGGACGCACACGAACGAGAACGGCGTCTACTCGTTCGCCGGCATCGTGGGCGGGCGCTACACGCTCGTCGCCAGCGGCCGCTGGTTCCGGCCGGTCGCGGCGACACTGACCGCCACCGGAGCCGGGGTGCTGCGCCACGACTTCGAACTGGTCAGCACGATCCTGCTGAGCGGGGTCGCCCGCACCGACGGCGACCGCGTGGTGCCGGACGCGCGGATCACCGTGCTCGATTCCTCGGGTGGCGTCGCCGCCGTGGCGAGGACCGACGCGGAGGGCAACTACACGGTCAGCGACCTGCCCGCCGGGACTTACACGGTGATCGCCAGCGGGTATCCGCCGGCGACCAGCCGGGTGGAGCTGCTGGGCGGTGACCAGGCCGAACATGACGTCCGGCTGAGCTACGACCAGGCGCTCGACGAGCTTGTCGAGCACTAG
- a CDS encoding DedA family protein — protein MTEVYTEAAGIGVSWLDTAGPVLVWVIVLSFIFVECALIIGLFLPGDSLLFAAGVVLAQHGSDLNAWLLSAAALLVAILGNQVGYYIGRSTGTKLIARRGGKVLNRHNLDRARAFLDRKGFFAIVAARWIPWIRTLAPLIAGTARMDPRRFALATALGGLLWVPTLVLLGYYGAGLLDQLPWVKTVALWVSVAFFVVGTAYGVIRYRQEMRRPAEETEESTA, from the coding sequence GTGACTGAGGTGTACACCGAGGCCGCGGGCATCGGCGTGAGCTGGCTCGACACCGCCGGGCCGGTGCTCGTCTGGGTGATCGTGCTGAGCTTCATCTTCGTGGAGTGCGCGCTGATCATCGGCCTTTTCCTGCCCGGCGACTCCCTGCTGTTCGCCGCCGGGGTCGTCCTCGCGCAGCACGGCTCCGACCTGAACGCGTGGCTGCTGTCGGCCGCAGCGCTGCTGGTCGCGATCCTCGGCAACCAGGTGGGGTATTACATCGGGCGGTCGACGGGCACGAAACTGATCGCGCGCCGCGGCGGCAAGGTGCTGAACCGGCACAACCTGGACCGCGCCAGGGCGTTCCTGGATCGCAAGGGTTTCTTCGCCATCGTCGCCGCGCGCTGGATCCCGTGGATCCGCACGCTCGCGCCGCTCATCGCCGGGACCGCGCGGATGGATCCGCGCCGGTTCGCACTCGCGACCGCGCTCGGCGGGCTGCTCTGGGTGCCGACGCTGGTGCTGCTCGGCTACTACGGTGCCGGTCTGCTGGACCAGCTTCCGTGGGTGAAGACGGTCGCGCTCTGGGTGAGCGTCGCGTTCTTCGTGGTGGGCACGGCCTACGGCGTGATCCGCTACCGCCAGGAGATGCGGCGGCCCGCCGAAGAGACCGAGGAGAGCACCGCCTAA
- a CDS encoding SDR family oxidoreductase has translation MSGVLVVTGGSKGIGAAVCELAAARGYDVVVNYAGDAEAAEDVASRVRKHGVRAITRRGDVASEEDVVALFDAAVELGPLAGLVANAAITGNTPGRFDEYDVDVVRRVVDVNITGVFLCVREGIRRMSTRYGGEGGSIVTLSSTAARTGSPGEWVHYAGTKAAVETMTYGVAQEVAKESVRVNAVAPGMIHTGLHAAAGLPDRMERIAPTIPMGRAGEPGEVAEAVLWLLSPAASYTTGTVLTVGGGR, from the coding sequence ATGAGTGGTGTTCTCGTCGTCACCGGCGGCAGTAAGGGCATCGGCGCGGCGGTCTGCGAACTGGCCGCCGCGCGCGGTTACGACGTCGTCGTCAACTACGCGGGTGACGCCGAAGCGGCCGAAGACGTCGCCTCGCGCGTCCGGAAGCACGGCGTCCGGGCGATCACCCGGCGCGGTGACGTCGCGTCCGAAGAAGACGTGGTGGCCCTGTTCGACGCCGCCGTCGAGCTCGGCCCGCTCGCCGGGCTGGTCGCGAACGCGGCCATCACCGGCAACACCCCCGGCCGGTTCGACGAATACGACGTCGACGTCGTCCGTCGTGTCGTCGATGTCAACATCACGGGTGTCTTCCTGTGCGTCCGCGAGGGCATCCGCCGGATGTCCACCCGGTACGGCGGTGAGGGCGGCTCGATCGTGACGCTGTCCTCCACTGCCGCGCGGACCGGCTCGCCCGGCGAATGGGTCCACTACGCGGGCACCAAGGCCGCGGTCGAAACGATGACCTACGGCGTTGCGCAAGAAGTGGCAAAAGAATCCGTCCGGGTGAACGCCGTCGCACCAGGGATGATCCACACCGGACTGCACGCCGCGGCGGGATTGCCCGATCGGATGGAGCGGATCGCGCCGACCATCCCGATGGGGCGGGCCGGCGAACCCGGCGAAGTCGCGGAAGCCGTGCTGTGGCTGCTTTCCCCGGCCGCGTCGTACACCACCGGGACGGTGCTGACCGTCGGCGGAGGACGTTGA
- a CDS encoding VOC family protein, with translation MSKLMSVHHLALTVTDVDRSVPWYARVLELEEFTRREDPETGLRKVVLRSPSEGFAVVLVEHQDTERPRFDERRTGLDHVAFKVSSRSELAEWEARLSEYGVVYTPSKGSRTLEGSSVIVFRDPDGIQLEIWADPEV, from the coding sequence ATGTCCAAGCTCATGTCTGTGCACCACCTGGCACTCACCGTGACCGACGTGGACCGGAGCGTGCCCTGGTACGCCCGAGTGCTCGAACTCGAGGAGTTCACGCGTCGTGAAGACCCCGAAACGGGTCTGCGGAAGGTTGTGCTGAGGTCGCCCAGCGAGGGTTTCGCGGTGGTACTCGTCGAGCACCAGGACACCGAGCGGCCGCGTTTCGACGAACGACGCACAGGTCTGGACCACGTGGCGTTCAAGGTCTCATCGCGCTCGGAGCTGGCCGAATGGGAAGCGCGGCTTTCGGAATACGGCGTCGTCTACACGCCGTCGAAGGGCTCTCGGACCTTGGAAGGCTCGTCGGTCATCGTGTTCCGTGACCCCGACGGGATCCAGCTGGAGATCTGGGCGGACCCCGAGGTTTAG
- a CDS encoding nucleoside/nucleotide kinase family protein has product MTAMPPVFEDLLNRAQALAKPGQRSVLGIVGAPASGKTTLAWGLAKALGTRAAVVGMDGFHLAQVELQRLGRVERKGAPDTFDAAGYVHLLRRLAEGRETVYAPEFRREIEEPIAGAVAVTPDVPLVITEGNYLLMQDDPWSGVKPILAESWFLAPDEPERIERLVSRHRRYGRSLVDARRRALGSDQRNADLIASTSGRADLVLENLPLVNFAI; this is encoded by the coding sequence ATGACTGCCATGCCTCCGGTGTTCGAGGACCTGTTGAACAGGGCGCAGGCGCTGGCGAAGCCGGGACAGCGCAGCGTGCTCGGGATCGTCGGCGCCCCCGCGTCCGGCAAGACGACACTCGCCTGGGGCCTCGCGAAGGCACTGGGCACGAGGGCGGCTGTCGTCGGAATGGACGGCTTCCACCTGGCGCAGGTGGAGTTGCAGCGTCTCGGGCGGGTGGAGCGCAAGGGCGCGCCGGACACCTTCGACGCGGCGGGGTACGTGCACTTGCTGCGCAGGCTCGCCGAGGGCCGCGAGACGGTCTACGCGCCCGAGTTCCGCCGGGAGATCGAGGAGCCGATCGCCGGCGCCGTCGCGGTCACGCCGGACGTCCCGCTGGTCATCACCGAGGGGAACTACCTGCTCATGCAGGACGACCCGTGGAGCGGCGTGAAGCCGATCCTCGCCGAGTCGTGGTTCCTCGCGCCGGACGAGCCCGAGCGCATCGAGCGGCTCGTCTCACGGCACCGCCGCTACGGTCGTTCGCTGGTCGACGCACGCCGTCGCGCCCTCGGATCCGACCAGCGCAACGCCGATCTGATCGCGTCCACCAGCGGCCGGGCCGACCTGGTCCTCGAGAACCTCCCGCTGGTTAACTTCGCCATATGA
- a CDS encoding substrate-binding domain-containing protein, producing the protein MRQRSLAALAMAAALAVTSAGCTVERHWGGGSNAGGGGKAKVGLVTKTDTNPYFVELRAAAKAAAEANGAEFSALAGQFDGDNDGQVRAIENLMQQGANTILITPSSSTGVLDAIDRARKAGVLVIALDTATEPDTAVDATFATDNFEAGRQQGAYVKAALAGKPPKLFMVDGTAGSTVDTQRHTGFLKGIGLTDASPEIKGKTPANGDQSLAQQGVENLLQRTTDINAVYTMNEPMGRGTYAALQARGLVNRIVMGSIDGGCEGVKNVRDGQYAATVMQFPKKMAEQGVLAAVEYAKTGKKPSGFVDTGSAVITDKPIPGVESQDTKWGLENCWGTK; encoded by the coding sequence ATGAGACAACGCAGTCTCGCCGCGCTCGCCATGGCCGCCGCACTCGCGGTGACCTCGGCCGGGTGCACCGTCGAACGCCACTGGGGTGGCGGTTCGAACGCGGGCGGCGGTGGCAAGGCCAAGGTCGGCCTGGTCACCAAGACCGACACCAACCCCTACTTCGTGGAACTGAGAGCGGCCGCCAAGGCCGCCGCCGAGGCGAACGGCGCGGAGTTCAGCGCGCTCGCCGGACAGTTCGACGGCGACAACGACGGCCAGGTCAGGGCCATCGAGAACCTCATGCAGCAGGGCGCGAACACCATCCTGATCACGCCGAGTTCCTCGACCGGCGTCCTCGACGCCATCGACCGCGCCCGCAAGGCCGGGGTGCTGGTCATCGCGCTCGACACGGCGACCGAACCGGACACCGCCGTCGACGCCACCTTCGCCACGGACAATTTCGAGGCCGGACGTCAGCAGGGCGCGTACGTCAAGGCCGCGCTGGCGGGCAAGCCGCCGAAGCTGTTCATGGTGGACGGCACCGCTGGATCCACAGTGGACACCCAGCGGCACACCGGGTTCCTCAAGGGCATCGGGCTGACCGACGCGTCGCCGGAGATCAAGGGCAAGACACCCGCGAACGGCGACCAGAGCCTGGCGCAGCAGGGCGTCGAGAACCTGCTGCAGCGCACCACCGACATCAACGCCGTCTACACGATGAACGAGCCGATGGGCCGCGGCACCTACGCCGCACTCCAAGCCCGCGGCCTGGTGAACCGGATCGTGATGGGCTCGATCGACGGCGGCTGCGAAGGCGTCAAGAACGTGCGCGACGGCCAGTACGCCGCCACGGTCATGCAGTTCCCCAAGAAGATGGCCGAGCAGGGCGTCCTCGCCGCCGTCGAATACGCCAAGACCGGCAAGAAGCCGAGCGGGTTCGTCGACACCGGGTCCGCGGTGATCACCGACAAGCCGATCCCCGGCGTGGAAAGCCAGGACACCAAGTGGGGCCTCGAGAACTGCTGGGGGACGAAGTGA
- a CDS encoding ABC transporter permease: protein MTTATLKGNERPSIGEFFLRAPAVGPALALLVAIVVFSLSTDTFLDLDNLSLVVQQSLVVGTLALGQTLIILTAGIDLANAAAMVLATLIMAKLVVGGVSGIWALLLGIVATVVIGMVTGSLVTRIKLPPFIVTLGLLTVLTAAAKLFASGQAVPVADELLKWLGTRRYLFGGIPITYGMTLALLMYLGLWYALTRTPWGKHVYAVGNAPESARLSGIKVNRTILSVYIVAGVIVGIAAWQALGRVPNADPNAFQLGNLDSITAVVLGGASLFGGRGSVLGTMMGALVVAVLRSGLTQLGVDALYQDVATGALLIGAVCVDRFARRRQS from the coding sequence GTGACGACCGCAACCCTGAAAGGCAACGAACGCCCGTCCATCGGTGAGTTCTTCCTCCGTGCGCCCGCGGTCGGGCCCGCGCTGGCGCTGCTCGTCGCGATCGTGGTGTTCTCCCTCTCGACGGACACCTTCCTCGATCTCGACAACCTTTCCCTTGTGGTGCAACAGTCCCTGGTGGTCGGCACGCTCGCCCTCGGGCAGACGCTGATCATCCTGACCGCGGGTATCGACCTGGCCAACGCGGCCGCGATGGTGCTCGCGACGCTGATCATGGCGAAGCTCGTGGTCGGCGGCGTCTCCGGGATCTGGGCGCTGCTGCTGGGAATCGTGGCGACGGTGGTGATCGGGATGGTCACCGGTTCGCTGGTCACCCGGATCAAACTGCCGCCGTTCATCGTCACGCTCGGCCTGCTGACCGTGCTCACCGCGGCCGCGAAACTGTTCGCGAGCGGCCAGGCCGTCCCGGTCGCCGACGAACTGCTCAAATGGCTCGGCACCCGCCGGTACCTCTTCGGCGGCATCCCGATCACCTACGGCATGACGCTGGCCTTGCTGATGTACCTGGGACTTTGGTACGCGCTCACGCGAACTCCGTGGGGCAAGCACGTCTACGCGGTCGGCAACGCGCCGGAATCCGCGCGGCTGTCCGGGATCAAGGTCAACCGCACGATCCTTTCGGTGTACATCGTCGCCGGGGTGATCGTCGGCATCGCCGCCTGGCAGGCGCTCGGCCGCGTGCCGAACGCCGACCCGAACGCCTTCCAGCTCGGCAACCTCGACTCGATCACCGCGGTGGTGCTCGGCGGCGCGAGCCTGTTCGGCGGCCGGGGTTCCGTACTCGGCACGATGATGGGCGCGCTGGTCGTCGCGGTCCTGCGGTCCGGGCTGACCCAGCTCGGCGTCGACGCGCTCTACCAGGACGTCGCCACCGGTGCCCTGCTCATCGGCGCTGTCTGCGTCGACCGTTTCGCGAGGAGGCGGCAGTCATGA
- a CDS encoding PfkB family carbohydrate kinase, whose protein sequence is MLVRVLLAGLCTVDQVQRVAEIPAPGEKVRSLSMDVAAGGPATNAAVTVAALGAEATLLTVAGAHPLAVLARVDLEAHGVDLVDLDPGRPDPPAISAIVVRDSDGERTVVSRNAHASPQFVTYLRSLRTRLSQAGDEMPGCVLLDGHHPEVALEVARWAKERAIPVVLDAGSWKPVFPELLPLVDIAACSSLYRGDDPREYGVRVVITTAGPEPVRWSTADGSGAVPVPVTQARDTLGAGDVWHGAFAYAVARGEGDVPGWIAFANEVAAERVRHEGPRSWTAAVAKMGEG, encoded by the coding sequence ATGCTAGTGCGAGTGCTGCTGGCGGGCCTGTGCACCGTCGACCAGGTTCAGCGCGTCGCCGAAATCCCGGCGCCGGGCGAAAAGGTGCGTTCGCTGTCGATGGACGTCGCCGCCGGGGGGCCGGCGACGAACGCGGCGGTGACCGTGGCCGCGCTCGGCGCCGAGGCGACGCTCCTGACGGTCGCCGGTGCGCACCCGCTGGCGGTACTCGCCCGCGTGGACCTTGAAGCGCACGGCGTCGACCTGGTCGACCTCGATCCCGGACGGCCCGATCCGCCCGCGATCAGCGCCATCGTCGTCCGTGACTCCGATGGCGAGCGCACCGTCGTCTCGCGCAACGCCCACGCCTCCCCGCAATTCGTCACCTACTTGCGATCCTTGCGCACGCGACTATCGCAAGCAGGTGACGAAATGCCCGGGTGCGTGCTCCTCGACGGGCACCATCCGGAGGTGGCACTGGAGGTCGCGCGCTGGGCGAAGGAGCGCGCGATACCGGTGGTGCTCGACGCCGGGAGCTGGAAGCCGGTCTTCCCTGAACTCTTGCCGCTGGTCGACATCGCCGCGTGCTCGTCGCTGTATCGCGGGGACGACCCGCGCGAGTACGGCGTCCGCGTGGTGATCACGACGGCCGGACCCGAACCCGTCCGCTGGTCGACCGCGGACGGATCCGGCGCCGTCCCGGTCCCCGTCACCCAGGCGCGTGACACGCTGGGCGCGGGCGACGTCTGGCACGGGGCTTTCGCGTACGCGGTCGCCAGGGGCGAAGGGGACGTCCCCGGCTGGATCGCGTTCGCCAACGAGGTGGCCGCCGAACGGGTGCGGCACGAAGGACCGAGGTCGTGGACGGCCGCGGTCGCGAAGATGGGAGAAGGATGA
- a CDS encoding ATP-binding cassette domain-containing protein, giving the protein MTTPTLSAQGLVKRYGRVTAIDGADFELFPGEVLAVVGDNGAGKSSLIKALSGAVIPDSGEIKVDGETVHFKSPLDARHYGIETVYQDLAVAPALDIASNMFLGREKRRKDLFGQLFRKLDTATMRADAQRILDELGINIKSITQPVETLSGGQRQGVAVARAAAFGTKAVIMDEPTAALGVAESGKVLDLINRIRERGLPVVLISHNMPHVFDIADRIHVHRLGKRVAVVSPKTHTMNQVVGLLTGALKIGENGEVEEVASAVHTGLS; this is encoded by the coding sequence ATGACGACACCCACGTTGTCCGCGCAGGGCCTGGTCAAGCGCTATGGCCGGGTCACCGCCATCGACGGTGCCGACTTCGAACTGTTCCCCGGCGAGGTGCTCGCCGTCGTCGGCGACAACGGCGCCGGGAAGTCGAGCCTCATCAAGGCTCTTTCGGGGGCGGTGATCCCGGATTCCGGTGAGATCAAAGTGGACGGTGAGACCGTCCACTTCAAGTCCCCTTTGGACGCTCGCCACTACGGGATCGAGACGGTGTACCAGGATCTCGCCGTCGCGCCCGCGCTCGACATCGCGTCGAACATGTTCCTCGGCCGCGAAAAGCGGCGTAAGGACCTCTTCGGGCAGTTGTTCAGGAAGCTGGACACCGCGACCATGAGGGCCGACGCGCAGCGGATCCTCGACGAACTCGGCATCAACATCAAGTCCATCACGCAACCGGTGGAGACGTTGTCCGGCGGGCAGCGCCAAGGTGTCGCGGTCGCGCGGGCGGCCGCGTTCGGCACCAAGGCGGTGATCATGGACGAGCCCACCGCCGCGCTCGGCGTCGCCGAATCCGGCAAGGTCCTGGACCTGATCAACCGGATCCGCGAGCGTGGCCTCCCGGTGGTGCTGATCAGCCACAACATGCCGCACGTGTTCGACATCGCCGACCGCATCCACGTGCACCGCCTCGGTAAGCGGGTCGCGGTGGTCTCGCCGAAGACGCACACCATGAACCAGGTCGTCGGCCTGCTCACGGGTGCGCTGAAGATCGGTGAGAACGGCGAGGTCGAAGAGGTCGCTTCGGCCGTCCACACGGGACTGAGCTGA